In Oryza brachyantha chromosome 1, ObraRS2, whole genome shotgun sequence, the following are encoded in one genomic region:
- the LOC102703822 gene encoding probable calcium-binding protein CML35: protein MKLSIQSLARKLSLPSPKRTWSGGRSNREGAGGGAKRAMSRSEAASFASASSSSSSEDTLLMARSTPRSVLPAEISRRELEAVLRRLGHEAPSDDELDAVAAIAAEAEGEGAGEEDELREAFKVFDADGDGRITAEELRGVMVAILGGDAEGCSLDDCRRMIGGVDADGDGFVGFQDFARMMMAATAAAAATDGPRPSW from the coding sequence ATGAAGCTCTCCATCCAGTCGCTCGCGAGGAAGCTGTCCCTCCCGTCGCCGAAGCGGACGTGGAGCGGCGGCAGAAGCAACAGGGAGGGGGCCGGGGGCGGCGCGAAGCGGGCCATGTCGCGCAGCGAGGCGGCGTCGttcgcgtcggcgtcgtcgtcgtcgtcctcggagGATACGCTGCTGATGGCGAGGTCCACGCCGAGGTCGGTGCTCCCGGCCGAGATCTCGCGGCGGGAGCTGGAGGCCGTGCTGCGGCGGCTCGGCCACGAGGCGCCGTCCGACGACGAGCTGGACGCCGTCGCGGCCAtcgcggccgaggcggagggggagggggcgggcgaggaggacgagctGAGGGAGGCGTTCAAGGTGttcgacgccgacggcgacggccgcatCACCGCCGAGGAGCTTCGCGGCGTGATGGTCGCCatcctcggcggcgacgccgagggcTGCAGCCTCGACGACTGCCGCCGCATgatcggcggcgtcgacgcggacggcgacggcttcgTCGGGTTCCAGGACTTCGCCCGCATGATGAtggccgccacggcggcggccgcggcgacggaCGGCCCGAGACCGTCGTGGTGA
- the LOC102708119 gene encoding phytochromobilin:ferredoxin oxidoreductase, chloroplastic, with product MERRLKDARTCLSLSNTHSLSSLSRRCACRWLGASMSFGVGGGGGSLGAGLPYQKFVSFALEETRLRTTLTPHPSQDKFKFIKSSDDNTVFNALSFSAPKIRLLRSLTIEKKNSFQVLDFAAFSEPEYDLPIFCANVFTTTAQSIVVLDLNPLYDTTVHKDYKDKYYKNIMPLVQKYSELLPWGGKITSESLRFFSPIVIWTIFESTEHNHHVLHSAFMDYYKVWLEFIDQAIKENNQVTVAQNREQQHKYLTWRTEKDPGYPLLKKLIGESRAEDLVKEFLFEGVNLLGTKSFLDYFPEYTSDDGSINKKRSMIGKSFETRPWNANGELIGNAES from the exons ATGGAGAGACGgttaaa AGATGCTCGAACCTGTTTATCTTTATCGAACACCCACTCTTTGTCTTCTCTCTCGCGTCGCTGTGCTTGCCGCTGGCTGGGAGCGAGCATGAGcttcggcgtcggcggcggcggcggcagcttgGGCGCCGGCTTGCCGTACCAGAAGTTCGTCAGCTTCGCGCTGGAGGAGACCCGCCTCCGGACCACCCTCACCCCTCACCCTTCCCAG GATAAgttcaagtttataaaatccaGTGATGATAATACGGTTTTCAATGCTCTCTCATTCAGTGCCCCAAAAATTAGACTGCTTCGCAGCTTGACAATTGAGAAGAAAAACTCATTTCAG GTTCTTGACTTCGCTGCTTTCTCTGAACCTGAATACGATCTTCCTATATTTTGCGCCAATGTTTTTACAACTACGGCACAAAGTATTGTTGTATT AGACCTCAATCCATTGTATGATACTACTGTACACAAGGATTACAAAGATAAGTACTACAAGAATATAATGCCTCTTGTACAGAAGTACAGCGAG CTACTTCCTTGGGGCGGCAAGATTACGAGTGAGTCACTGAGGTTTTTCTCTCCAATCGTGATCTGGACTATATTTGAGTCAACTGAACATAACCACCATGTTCTACATTCAGCTTTCATGGATTATTACAAG GTGTGGCTTGAGTTCATAGATCAGgcaattaaagaaaataaccAAGTAACAGTTGCTCAAAACCGAGAGCAACAACATAAATATCTCACATGGAGGACTGAGAAG GATCCTGGCTATCCCCTTTTAAAGAAGTTAATTGGTGAAAGTCGTGCTGAG GACCTGGTGAAGGAGTTTCTGTTTGAAGGAGTAAATTTACTTGGAACAAAATCATTTCTGGACTATTTTCCCGAATACACCTCTGATGATGGGTCAATCAACAAGAAAAGGAGTATGATCGGCAAGTCATTTGAAACTAGGCCTTGGAATGCCAATGGAGAATTGATTGGCAATGCTGAATCGTAG